In Paenibacillus stellifer, the DNA window AATGTGCCCCGGAACAGAAGGTATGCGGGAAATGCGGCGCCAGGCTGTTGACGGAGGAGGTTCGTCAGGCTGTGCTGGAGGTCGCTGCGGGAGCGGAAGCAGTCCGGAAACCGGGATCGTCGTTCATTCGCCCGGAGGCGGGGGGCGCGCGCTCCCCAAGGGAGCAGGCTCCCGTCAAGAAGCGCGGAGCCGGGCGGGTATTCCAGTGGGTGATTCCGCTTCTGCTGGCGGGATGTACGGCTCTTGGGCTCACGCTGCTGCATCAGCATGAGCAATCGGTGAACCTGGAGGTGCTGGCGCTGCAGCAGCAGGCCAAGACGGAGGCGCTGGCGGGCAAGTATGACTCCGCCGTCTCGCTCCTGGATCGCGCCGGGAATGCGCGGCCGGGCTATGCCGCGCTGGCCCGGGACCTGGAGCTTGCGGCGAAGGCCGCCCAGCTTCAGACCCGGCTGGACAGCGCCGCCGGACTTCTTAAGGCGAAGAAGCTGAGCGAAGGCGAGAAGGAGCTGAACGCGGTAGAAGGGCTGATCGGCAAGCGGGAGGAGCCGCTCTTCGCGCCGCTCAAGAAGGAGCTGGCGGCAGATCAGGTGCTGCTGACCGTGCTCAAAATCAAGAGCGAGCTGGACAAGCTGAGCACGGTCGACGCACTGGCCGCGAAGCTGGATACGCTGAAAGGGCTGTCCGGAACGGAGGCGGCTGCGGTGAAGAAGCAGATTATCGGCAAAATCGCCTCGATCAGCTATTCGGCGGCCGAGCAGAAGCTGCGGAAGAAGGATTTCGCTGGAGCGCTGGAGGAGGTCGACACGGGCCTCTCCTATGACGCGGACAATGAGAAGCTGACCGCGTACCGGAAGCAGGTCGAGGAAGCCAAGCGCGAGTTCGAGAAGGCCGAAGCAGAGCGCATTCAGCTTGCCCAGCAGCAGGCAGCGGAGGAGGACATGAAGAACCGGACGGCCGCTGTCGATGTGACCGGGCTTCAGGCGGTTCTGGATGAATACGGCGATCTGATGATCAGCGGAACGGCCACCAATAAGGCGACCCGGGCGATCTATTCGATCAGCGTCAATCTCTCCATTTACGACAGCTCGGGCGCGTATCTCGGAGAAACTTACGCCGATGTCTCGCCGTTCC includes these proteins:
- a CDS encoding FxLYD domain-containing protein, yielding MYCHQCGEKCAPEQKVCGKCGARLLTEEVRQAVLEVAAGAEAVRKPGSSFIRPEAGGARSPREQAPVKKRGAGRVFQWVIPLLLAGCTALGLTLLHQHEQSVNLEVLALQQQAKTEALAGKYDSAVSLLDRAGNARPGYAALARDLELAAKAAQLQTRLDSAAGLLKAKKLSEGEKELNAVEGLIGKREEPLFAPLKKELAADQVLLTVLKIKSELDKLSTVDALAAKLDTLKGLSGTEAAAVKKQIIGKIASISYSAAEQKLRKKDFAGALEEVDTGLSYDADNEKLTAYRKQVEEAKREFEKAEAERIQLAQQQAAEEDMKNRTAAVDVTGLQAVLDEYGDLMISGTATNKATRAIYSISVNLSIYDSSGAYLGETYADVSPFRLEPGESGSFSTYYYGVYDQATVSVANATWYLE